Genomic DNA from Acidobacteriota bacterium:
ACCACCCGTACTCCGCTGAGCGGTCCCGCCATGCGCATCCTCCTTCGGAAAAGGGCCCTATCATACGACCGGAGGGGGAAGGGGTCAAGCCGGCGGCCGGGACCCCGGGGCCGGTTTTTCCCCGCCCTCCGCCCCGTCGGCGGCCCCGGGCGCCCCGAAATCCTCCGTCCCCTTCGGGTATTGCCCGCTCAGCTCGTCGCTGAGGGTCCCCTTCCAGAGCGGGACGCCGGCGTGGAAGGCGGCGCGCGCCAGCACGTGGGTGGCCACCGGCGCCGAGATCAGGAGAAAGACGATGGCGGCCACCGCCTTGGTGTAGCTGATCAGGTCGCCGAAATGCGCCGCGGCCCCCAGCATGATGCAGCTCACCCCGAGCGTGGCCGACTTGGCGCTGCAGTGCATGCGAAGGAAAAGGTCGGGGAAGCGGAGCACGCCGATCGCGGCGACCAGGGAGAAGAAGGCGCCCAGGGCCAGCAGGACCGCGCTCAGGACCTGTCCCATGGCAGCCCCCCCTTGGCGATGAAGCGCGCGAAGGCGACGGTCCCGAGGAACGCGATCAGGGCCAGCACCACGGCCAGGTCGAGAAAGCGCGCCTCGCGCGTCATGACGGCGTAGACCCCGATCAGCCCGATGACGATGGTGGCGACGAGGTCGAGCGCCACGGCCCGGTCGGGCAGGCTGGGGCCGCGCGCGAGCCGGATGAAGGCCAGGACGACGGCGACGACGAGGATGCCGGAGAGGATTTCAGTGAACACGGTCGGGGTTCCTTTCGCTTCCATGCATCAGCTCCAGGATCCGGCGCTCCAGGCCGTCCTGGATCGAACGGCGGACGGCCTCCGG
This window encodes:
- a CDS encoding monovalent cation/H(+) antiporter subunit G, yielding MGQVLSAVLLALGAFFSLVAAIGVLRFPDLFLRMHCSAKSATLGVSCIMLGAAAHFGDLISYTKAVAAIVFLLISAPVATHVLARAAFHAGVPLWKGTLSDELSGQYPKGTEDFGAPGAADGAEGGEKPAPGSRPPA
- a CDS encoding cation:proton antiporter codes for the protein MEAKGTPTVFTEILSGILVVAVVLAFIRLARGPSLPDRAVALDLVATIVIGLIGVYAVMTREARFLDLAVVLALIAFLGTVAFARFIAKGGLPWDRS